From one Suricata suricatta isolate VVHF042 chromosome 8, meerkat_22Aug2017_6uvM2_HiC, whole genome shotgun sequence genomic stretch:
- the RABEP2 gene encoding rab GTPase-binding effector protein 2 isoform X2, whose product MAAAAPAVSGEDGRRRQPGAALNPQPQEGAKVEAESEELGRLRAELAGALAEMETMKAVAEVSESTKAEAVAAVQRQCQEEVASLQAILKDSISSYEAQITSLKQERQQQQQECEEKERELGRLKQLLSRAHPLDSLEKQMEKAHEDSEKLREIVLPMEQEIEELKAKLLRAEELIQEIQRRPRHPPSLHGSTELLPLSRDPSPPLEPLEELSGDGGAAAEAFAHNCDDSASISSFSLGGGAGSSSLPRSRQGLSPEQEETASLVSTGTLVPEGIYLPPPGYQLVPENQWEQLQTEGRQLQKDLESMSRERDELQEGLRRSNEDCAKQMQVLLAQVQNSEQLLRTLQGTVSQAQERVQLQMAELATSHRCLSHEVKRLTEENQGLRAEQPPTSALWVLEQDDGQEESLPSLVPQEARAQQQAREHEAERLRIEIVTLREALEEETAARASLEGQLRVQREETEVLEASLCSLRTEMERIQQEQSKAQLTDLLSEQRAKVLRLQAELETSEQVQRDFVRLSQALQVRLEQIRQAGSLEQVRSIMDEAPLRDIRDIKDT is encoded by the exons ATGGCGGCAGCTGCGCCGGCGGTCTCGGGCGAGGATGGCCGGCGACGGCAGCCGGGGGCCG CTCTgaacccccagccccaggaggggGCGAAGGTTGAGGCCGAGTCAGAGGAGCTTGGCCGGCTTCGGGCTGAGCTGGCAGGCGCCCTGGCGGAAATGGAGACCATGAAGGCTGTGGCGGAGGTGAGCGAGAGCACGAAGGCCGAGGCTGTGGCTGCAGTGCAGCGGCAATGCCAAGAGGAGGTGGCTTCTCTGCAGGCCATCCTGAAAG ACTCCATCAGCAGCTATGAAGCCCAGATCACTTCTCTGAAGCAggagcggcagcagcagcagcaggaatgTGAGGAGAAGGAGCGGGAGCTGGGGCGCCTGAAGCAGCTGCTGTCCCGGGCTCACCCCCTGGACTCCTTGGAGAAGCAGATGGAAAAG GCCCATGAGGACTCGGAGAAGCTTCGGGAGATCGTGCTGCCCATGGAGCAGGAGATTGAGGAGCTGAAGGCGAAACTGCTCAGGGCAGAGGAGCTGATTCAAGAGATCCAG aGACGGCCCCGGCACCCCCCTTCCTTACACGGCTCCACGGAGTTGCTGCCCTTGTCCCGGGACCCGTCGCCCCCGCTGGAGCCTCTCGAGGAGCTGAGTGGAGACGGGGGCGCGGCGGCCGAAGCCTTCGCCCACAACTGTGACGACAGTGcctccatctcttccttctccctcggCGGCGGGGCCGGCAGCTCGTCCCTGCCCCGCAGCCGCCAGGGCCTGAGCCCCGAGCAGGAAGAGACAGCCTCCCTGGTGTCCACGGGCACCCTGGTCCCCGAGGGCATCTACCTGCCCCCTCCTGGCTACCAGCTCGTCCCGGAAAACCAGTGGGAGCAGCTGCAAACAGAG GGGCGGCAGCTGCAGAAGGACCTGGAGAGCATGAGCCGCGAGCGGGACGAGCTACAGGAGGGTCTGAGGCGGAGCAATGAGGACTGCGCCAAGCAG ATGCAAGTGCTCCTGGCCCAGGTCCAGAACTCAGAGCAGCTGCTGCGGACCCTGCAGGGCACCGTGAGCCAAGCCCAGGAGCGGGTTCAGCTCCAGATG GCAGAGCTGGCTACGTCACACAGATGCCTGAGCCACGAGGTAAAGCGGCTGACTGAGGAAAACCAAGGACTCCGGGCCGAGCAGCCACCGACTTCAGCCCTCTGGGTCCTAGAGCAGGATGACGGTCAAGAGGAGTCGCTGCCCAGCTTGGTGCCG CAGGAGGCGCGGGCCCAGCAGCAGGCCCGGGAGCATGAGGCTGAGCGCCTCCGGATTGAGATCGTGACGCTCCGGGAGGCGCTGGAGGAGGAGACTGCGGCCAGGGCCAGCCTGGAGGGGCAGCTGAGGGTGCAGCGGGAGGAGACAG AGGTGTTAGAAG cctccctgtgcAGCCTGAGGACGGAGATGGAGCGGATCCAGCAGGAACAGAGCAAG GCCCAGCTCACAGACCTCCTCTCAGAACAGAGGGCCAAGGTGCTTCGGCTGCAGGCCGAGCTGGAGACCAGTGAACAGGTGCAGAGGGATTTTGTGCGGCTGTCCCAGGCCCTGCAG GTGCGTCTAGAACAGATCCGCCAGGCGGGAAGTCTGGAGCAGGTGCGCAGCATCATGGATGAGGCGCCCCTCAGGGACATTAGGGACATCAAGGACACCTGA
- the RABEP2 gene encoding rab GTPase-binding effector protein 2 isoform X3: protein MAAAAPAVSGEDGRRRQPGAALNPQPQEGAKVEAESEELGRLRAELAGALAEMETMKAVAEVSESTKAEAVAAVQRQCQEEVASLQAILKDSISSYEAQITSLKQERQQQQQECEEKERELGRLKQLLSRAHPLDSLEKQMEKAHEDSEKLREIVLPMEQEIEELKAKLLRAEELIQEIQRRPRHPPSLHGSTELLPLSRDPSPPLEPLEELSGDGGAAAEAFAHNCDDSASISSFSLGGGAGSSSLPRSRQGLSPEQEETASLVSTGTLVPEGIYLPPPGYQLVPENQWEQLQTEGRQLQKDLESMSRERDELQEGLRRSNEDCAKQMQVLLAQVQNSEQLLRTLQGTVSQAQERVQLQMAELATSHRCLSHEVKRLTEENQGLRAEQPPTSALWVLEQDDGQEESLPSLVPEARAQQQAREHEAERLRIEIVTLREALEEETAARASLEGQLRVQREETEVLEASLCSLRTEMERIQQEQSKAQLTDLLSEQRAKVLRLQAELETSEQVQRDFVRLSQALQVRLEQIRQAGSLEQVRSIMDEAPLRDIRDIKDT from the exons ATGGCGGCAGCTGCGCCGGCGGTCTCGGGCGAGGATGGCCGGCGACGGCAGCCGGGGGCCG CTCTgaacccccagccccaggaggggGCGAAGGTTGAGGCCGAGTCAGAGGAGCTTGGCCGGCTTCGGGCTGAGCTGGCAGGCGCCCTGGCGGAAATGGAGACCATGAAGGCTGTGGCGGAGGTGAGCGAGAGCACGAAGGCCGAGGCTGTGGCTGCAGTGCAGCGGCAATGCCAAGAGGAGGTGGCTTCTCTGCAGGCCATCCTGAAAG ACTCCATCAGCAGCTATGAAGCCCAGATCACTTCTCTGAAGCAggagcggcagcagcagcagcaggaatgTGAGGAGAAGGAGCGGGAGCTGGGGCGCCTGAAGCAGCTGCTGTCCCGGGCTCACCCCCTGGACTCCTTGGAGAAGCAGATGGAAAAG GCCCATGAGGACTCGGAGAAGCTTCGGGAGATCGTGCTGCCCATGGAGCAGGAGATTGAGGAGCTGAAGGCGAAACTGCTCAGGGCAGAGGAGCTGATTCAAGAGATCCAG aGACGGCCCCGGCACCCCCCTTCCTTACACGGCTCCACGGAGTTGCTGCCCTTGTCCCGGGACCCGTCGCCCCCGCTGGAGCCTCTCGAGGAGCTGAGTGGAGACGGGGGCGCGGCGGCCGAAGCCTTCGCCCACAACTGTGACGACAGTGcctccatctcttccttctccctcggCGGCGGGGCCGGCAGCTCGTCCCTGCCCCGCAGCCGCCAGGGCCTGAGCCCCGAGCAGGAAGAGACAGCCTCCCTGGTGTCCACGGGCACCCTGGTCCCCGAGGGCATCTACCTGCCCCCTCCTGGCTACCAGCTCGTCCCGGAAAACCAGTGGGAGCAGCTGCAAACAGAG GGGCGGCAGCTGCAGAAGGACCTGGAGAGCATGAGCCGCGAGCGGGACGAGCTACAGGAGGGTCTGAGGCGGAGCAATGAGGACTGCGCCAAGCAG ATGCAAGTGCTCCTGGCCCAGGTCCAGAACTCAGAGCAGCTGCTGCGGACCCTGCAGGGCACCGTGAGCCAAGCCCAGGAGCGGGTTCAGCTCCAGATG GCAGAGCTGGCTACGTCACACAGATGCCTGAGCCACGAGGTAAAGCGGCTGACTGAGGAAAACCAAGGACTCCGGGCCGAGCAGCCACCGACTTCAGCCCTCTGGGTCCTAGAGCAGGATGACGGTCAAGAGGAGTCGCTGCCCAGCTTGGTGCCG GAGGCGCGGGCCCAGCAGCAGGCCCGGGAGCATGAGGCTGAGCGCCTCCGGATTGAGATCGTGACGCTCCGGGAGGCGCTGGAGGAGGAGACTGCGGCCAGGGCCAGCCTGGAGGGGCAGCTGAGGGTGCAGCGGGAGGAGACAG AGGTGTTAGAAG cctccctgtgcAGCCTGAGGACGGAGATGGAGCGGATCCAGCAGGAACAGAGCAAG GCCCAGCTCACAGACCTCCTCTCAGAACAGAGGGCCAAGGTGCTTCGGCTGCAGGCCGAGCTGGAGACCAGTGAACAGGTGCAGAGGGATTTTGTGCGGCTGTCCCAGGCCCTGCAG GTGCGTCTAGAACAGATCCGCCAGGCGGGAAGTCTGGAGCAGGTGCGCAGCATCATGGATGAGGCGCCCCTCAGGGACATTAGGGACATCAAGGACACCTGA
- the RABEP2 gene encoding rab GTPase-binding effector protein 2 isoform X1 translates to MAAAAPAVSGEDGRRRQPGAALNPQPQEGAKVEAESEELGRLRAELAGALAEMETMKAVAEVSESTKAEAVAAVQRQCQEEVASLQAILKDSISSYEAQITSLKQERQQQQQECEEKERELGRLKQLLSRAHPLDSLEKQMEKAHEDSEKLREIVLPMEQEIEELKAKLLRAEELIQEIQRRPRHPPSLHGSTELLPLSRDPSPPLEPLEELSGDGGAAAEAFAHNCDDSASISSFSLGGGAGSSSLPRSRQGLSPEQEETASLVSTGTLVPEGIYLPPPGYQLVPENQWEQLQTEGRQLQKDLESMSRERDELQEGLRRSNEDCAKQMQVLLAQVQNSEQLLRTLQGTVSQAQERVQLQMAELATSHRCLSHEVKRLTEENQGLRAEQPPTSALWVLEQDDGQEESLPSLVPELQQLVRRTQQEARAQQQAREHEAERLRIEIVTLREALEEETAARASLEGQLRVQREETEVLEASLCSLRTEMERIQQEQSKAQLTDLLSEQRAKVLRLQAELETSEQVQRDFVRLSQALQVRLEQIRQAGSLEQVRSIMDEAPLRDIRDIKDT, encoded by the exons ATGGCGGCAGCTGCGCCGGCGGTCTCGGGCGAGGATGGCCGGCGACGGCAGCCGGGGGCCG CTCTgaacccccagccccaggaggggGCGAAGGTTGAGGCCGAGTCAGAGGAGCTTGGCCGGCTTCGGGCTGAGCTGGCAGGCGCCCTGGCGGAAATGGAGACCATGAAGGCTGTGGCGGAGGTGAGCGAGAGCACGAAGGCCGAGGCTGTGGCTGCAGTGCAGCGGCAATGCCAAGAGGAGGTGGCTTCTCTGCAGGCCATCCTGAAAG ACTCCATCAGCAGCTATGAAGCCCAGATCACTTCTCTGAAGCAggagcggcagcagcagcagcaggaatgTGAGGAGAAGGAGCGGGAGCTGGGGCGCCTGAAGCAGCTGCTGTCCCGGGCTCACCCCCTGGACTCCTTGGAGAAGCAGATGGAAAAG GCCCATGAGGACTCGGAGAAGCTTCGGGAGATCGTGCTGCCCATGGAGCAGGAGATTGAGGAGCTGAAGGCGAAACTGCTCAGGGCAGAGGAGCTGATTCAAGAGATCCAG aGACGGCCCCGGCACCCCCCTTCCTTACACGGCTCCACGGAGTTGCTGCCCTTGTCCCGGGACCCGTCGCCCCCGCTGGAGCCTCTCGAGGAGCTGAGTGGAGACGGGGGCGCGGCGGCCGAAGCCTTCGCCCACAACTGTGACGACAGTGcctccatctcttccttctccctcggCGGCGGGGCCGGCAGCTCGTCCCTGCCCCGCAGCCGCCAGGGCCTGAGCCCCGAGCAGGAAGAGACAGCCTCCCTGGTGTCCACGGGCACCCTGGTCCCCGAGGGCATCTACCTGCCCCCTCCTGGCTACCAGCTCGTCCCGGAAAACCAGTGGGAGCAGCTGCAAACAGAG GGGCGGCAGCTGCAGAAGGACCTGGAGAGCATGAGCCGCGAGCGGGACGAGCTACAGGAGGGTCTGAGGCGGAGCAATGAGGACTGCGCCAAGCAG ATGCAAGTGCTCCTGGCCCAGGTCCAGAACTCAGAGCAGCTGCTGCGGACCCTGCAGGGCACCGTGAGCCAAGCCCAGGAGCGGGTTCAGCTCCAGATG GCAGAGCTGGCTACGTCACACAGATGCCTGAGCCACGAGGTAAAGCGGCTGACTGAGGAAAACCAAGGACTCCGGGCCGAGCAGCCACCGACTTCAGCCCTCTGGGTCCTAGAGCAGGATGACGGTCAAGAGGAGTCGCTGCCCAGCTTGGTGCCG GAGCTGCAGCAGCTGGTGCGTCGCACGCAGCAGGAGGCGCGGGCCCAGCAGCAGGCCCGGGAGCATGAGGCTGAGCGCCTCCGGATTGAGATCGTGACGCTCCGGGAGGCGCTGGAGGAGGAGACTGCGGCCAGGGCCAGCCTGGAGGGGCAGCTGAGGGTGCAGCGGGAGGAGACAG AGGTGTTAGAAG cctccctgtgcAGCCTGAGGACGGAGATGGAGCGGATCCAGCAGGAACAGAGCAAG GCCCAGCTCACAGACCTCCTCTCAGAACAGAGGGCCAAGGTGCTTCGGCTGCAGGCCGAGCTGGAGACCAGTGAACAGGTGCAGAGGGATTTTGTGCGGCTGTCCCAGGCCCTGCAG GTGCGTCTAGAACAGATCCGCCAGGCGGGAAGTCTGGAGCAGGTGCGCAGCATCATGGATGAGGCGCCCCTCAGGGACATTAGGGACATCAAGGACACCTGA
- the RABEP2 gene encoding rab GTPase-binding effector protein 2 isoform X4, with amino-acid sequence MAAAAPAVSGEDGRRRQPGAALNPQPQEGAKVEAESEELGRLRAELAGALAEMETMKAVAEVSESTKAEAVAAVQRQCQEEVASLQAILKDSISSYEAQITSLKQERQQQQQECEEKERELGRLKQLLSRAHPLDSLEKQMEKAHEDSEKLREIVLPMEQEIEELKAKLLRAEELIQEIQRRPRHPPSLHGSTELLPLSRDPSPPLEPLEELSGDGGAAAEAFAHNCDDSASISSFSLGGGAGSSSLPRSRQGLSPEQEETASLVSTGTLVPEGIYLPPPGYQLVPENQWEQLQTEGRQLQKDLESMSRERDELQEGLRRSNEDCAKQMQVLLAQVQNSEQLLRTLQGTVSQAQERVQLQMAELATSHRCLSHEVKRLTEENQGLRAEQPPTSALWVLEQDDGQEESLPSLVPELQQLVRRTQQEARAQQQAREHEAERLRIEIVTLREALEEETAARASLEGQLRVQREETEVLEA; translated from the exons ATGGCGGCAGCTGCGCCGGCGGTCTCGGGCGAGGATGGCCGGCGACGGCAGCCGGGGGCCG CTCTgaacccccagccccaggaggggGCGAAGGTTGAGGCCGAGTCAGAGGAGCTTGGCCGGCTTCGGGCTGAGCTGGCAGGCGCCCTGGCGGAAATGGAGACCATGAAGGCTGTGGCGGAGGTGAGCGAGAGCACGAAGGCCGAGGCTGTGGCTGCAGTGCAGCGGCAATGCCAAGAGGAGGTGGCTTCTCTGCAGGCCATCCTGAAAG ACTCCATCAGCAGCTATGAAGCCCAGATCACTTCTCTGAAGCAggagcggcagcagcagcagcaggaatgTGAGGAGAAGGAGCGGGAGCTGGGGCGCCTGAAGCAGCTGCTGTCCCGGGCTCACCCCCTGGACTCCTTGGAGAAGCAGATGGAAAAG GCCCATGAGGACTCGGAGAAGCTTCGGGAGATCGTGCTGCCCATGGAGCAGGAGATTGAGGAGCTGAAGGCGAAACTGCTCAGGGCAGAGGAGCTGATTCAAGAGATCCAG aGACGGCCCCGGCACCCCCCTTCCTTACACGGCTCCACGGAGTTGCTGCCCTTGTCCCGGGACCCGTCGCCCCCGCTGGAGCCTCTCGAGGAGCTGAGTGGAGACGGGGGCGCGGCGGCCGAAGCCTTCGCCCACAACTGTGACGACAGTGcctccatctcttccttctccctcggCGGCGGGGCCGGCAGCTCGTCCCTGCCCCGCAGCCGCCAGGGCCTGAGCCCCGAGCAGGAAGAGACAGCCTCCCTGGTGTCCACGGGCACCCTGGTCCCCGAGGGCATCTACCTGCCCCCTCCTGGCTACCAGCTCGTCCCGGAAAACCAGTGGGAGCAGCTGCAAACAGAG GGGCGGCAGCTGCAGAAGGACCTGGAGAGCATGAGCCGCGAGCGGGACGAGCTACAGGAGGGTCTGAGGCGGAGCAATGAGGACTGCGCCAAGCAG ATGCAAGTGCTCCTGGCCCAGGTCCAGAACTCAGAGCAGCTGCTGCGGACCCTGCAGGGCACCGTGAGCCAAGCCCAGGAGCGGGTTCAGCTCCAGATG GCAGAGCTGGCTACGTCACACAGATGCCTGAGCCACGAGGTAAAGCGGCTGACTGAGGAAAACCAAGGACTCCGGGCCGAGCAGCCACCGACTTCAGCCCTCTGGGTCCTAGAGCAGGATGACGGTCAAGAGGAGTCGCTGCCCAGCTTGGTGCCG GAGCTGCAGCAGCTGGTGCGTCGCACGCAGCAGGAGGCGCGGGCCCAGCAGCAGGCCCGGGAGCATGAGGCTGAGCGCCTCCGGATTGAGATCGTGACGCTCCGGGAGGCGCTGGAGGAGGAGACTGCGGCCAGGGCCAGCCTGGAGGGGCAGCTGAGGGTGCAGCGGGAGGAGACAG AGGTGTTAGAAG CCTGA